Within the Borrelia miyamotoi genome, the region TCTTCCAGAACATACCTTAGAAGCTAAAGCATATGCTTATGCATTAGGAGCTGATTATCTAGAACAAGACATAGTTCTAACAAAGGACAATATTCCTGTTATAATGCACGACCCAGAAATTGACACAACCACAAATGTTGCACAATTATTTCCCAATCGAGCTAGAGAAAACGGACGATATTACGCCACTGACTTCACACTAACTGAACTTAAATCACTAAGTCTCAGTGAAAGATTTGATCCTGAAAACAAAAAACCAATATACCCTAATCGTTTCCCCTTAAATGAATATAATTTTAAAATTCCAACTTTAGAAGAAGAAATAAAATTCATACAAGGACTAAATAAAAGCACAGGAAGAAATGTTGGGATTTACCCTGAAATTAAAAAACCCTTCTGGCATAAACAACAAGGTAAAGACATCTCTAAAATTGTAATAGAAATTCTAAATAAATATGGGTATAAATCAAAAGAAGATAAGATTTACCTACAAACATTCGACTTTGATGAATTAAAAAGAATAAGAAAAGAACTTGGATACCAAGGAAAATTAATAATGCTTGTTGGAGAAAATGACTGGAATGAAGCACCAACAGACTATGAATATATAAAATCAGAAGAAGGTATTGCTGAAGTTGCAAAATATTCTGATGGAATTGGACCCTGGATACCCCAAATTATAATTGATGGTAAAATAACAGAACTTACAAGCTTAGCACACAAATATAATATAGAGGTTCATCCTTACACATTTAGGACAGATTCATTACCTTCATATGTTAAAAATGAAAATGAATTATTAGATTTATTATTTAACAAAGCAAAAGTAGATGGTATATTTACAGATTTTACTGACACAGTAATGAACTTCATAAAAAAATAAAACCATCAATCTTAATAAGGAGAATATTTAGTTTTTATGAGTAAAAATCAAAAAACAGAATTAAAAGATCTTGACAATCAAGATTTTGATTTAATAATAATTGGTGGGGGAGCAACTGGCCTTGGCATTGGAATAGACTCAATTACTAGAGGATACAAAACTTTACTTATTGAAAAATTTGACTATGCAAAAGGCACCTCTTCTAGATCAACTAAACTAATTCACGGAGGAGTAAGATACTTAGCTCAATTTAATTTATCCTTAGTAAAAGAGGCCTTACATGAGCAAGCGCTACTTGAACAAAATGCACCTCACCTACTCAACAAGCTTGGATTTATTATACCCATATACAACCTCCTAAGTCTTCCATACTACTATCTTGGATTAAGTTGGTACCATACACTTCTTGGAAAAGATAAAAAATCAAAGTATAAAACAAAACTACTATCAAAATCCAAGACAATAGAAAAAATGCCAAATATTAAAACTAAAGGTCTTAAATGCTCTGTTCTGTACTACGACAATTCATTTGATGACGCTAGAATGGCAATAAGCATGTTTAGAACTTTCACGGAAAAAGGAGGGATTGCATTCAATTATACAGAACTTACAAAATTTACCAAAACAAAAAATGGCAAAATATCAGGCGCAATTATTAATGATAAAATAACTAAAGAACAAGTTATCGTTAACAGTAAATGTATAATAAATGCAACAGGAATCTTTGCAGATGAGATTAGAAAGTTAGATGATCCTAATGCTACTAATATTATAAAACCTTCCCAAGGAACACATATAGTAATAAACAAAAATAAATTCAATACAGAATGTGCAATGCTTATACCTAAAACAAGTGATAATAGAATTTTATTTACTGTACCTTGGTATAATGGCATTGTTTGTGGAAGCACAGATATTTTAGTAGATAAAATTGAGGAAGAACCAAAGAGCCTAGAAAGTGCAATTGAATTCATAATAAACAATATGAATAATTACTTAGATATTAAAATAACCAAAAATGATATTTTAAGTACTTATACAGGGATTAGGCCCTTAATATCAGATTCTAAAAAAACACAAAATACCTCAAAAATATCAAGAAACGAAAAAATCTTCGTATCAAAATCAAATCTTATTACAATTGCTGGAGGGAAATATACTACTTACAGAAAGATGGCTGAAAAAGTTCTAAAAAAAGCAATAGAAGAAAAATTAATACCTGAGTCAAAATCCATAACGGAAAATTTAAGGCTACACGGATACATAAAAAAAGAAGAAGCACTCAAAATACCTGAGCACTTTAGAACTTATGGAAGTGATTTTAAATATTTAAGCAAAATGCAAGACTTCAACAATAAGATTCACAAGGACTTGCCATTAAATGACGCTCAAATAACCTTTGCTATTGAATTTGAGCAAGCAAAAACTGTTGAAGACATCTTATCAAGAAGAACAAGATCTCTCTTCCTTAATGCAAAAGCCACAATTGAAGCTACACCAAAGGTTGCTGAAATTATGATGTACAAACTTGGCAAATCTGAGGAATGGAAAAATGAACAAATAAAAAGCTTTAAAGAGATAGCAATAAAATATTTGGTTTAAATAAAAGGAAGTGTTATATCATATCCTCCCTTTTTAAATACCCTATTCTAAAATATCATCAACTTATTATTTTTTAAAAATAAAAGAATGATTCAATGGTGTGACAATAAAGCATAAATTCAAAATCACCTAAGCAAATTTACAAGTAATCCCTGAATTTCCTCAAGACTACTTAAAAGTTTAATCTGAGAAACTTGATTCTGCAAAACAGAATAAGCAAGCTTGTCAAGCTTTTCATTAATAATACTAACAATGGAATATTTAGGTCTCTTTCTTTCTCCATTAGTACTACCTTTTTGTTCTTTAAGAGAAATAGAAAATGACAAAATAATAGATAAAAATTCACCTATAGTTTTTTTATAAAAAACCACATTTTGACGAGAAGGTTCACTTAATAGTTTTTCACCAACATCATTAATATTGTTTAGCATATC harbors:
- a CDS encoding glycerol-3-phosphate dehydrogenase/oxidase, with protein sequence MSKNQKTELKDLDNQDFDLIIIGGGATGLGIGIDSITRGYKTLLIEKFDYAKGTSSRSTKLIHGGVRYLAQFNLSLVKEALHEQALLEQNAPHLLNKLGFIIPIYNLLSLPYYYLGLSWYHTLLGKDKKSKYKTKLLSKSKTIEKMPNIKTKGLKCSVLYYDNSFDDARMAISMFRTFTEKGGIAFNYTELTKFTKTKNGKISGAIINDKITKEQVIVNSKCIINATGIFADEIRKLDDPNATNIIKPSQGTHIVINKNKFNTECAMLIPKTSDNRILFTVPWYNGIVCGSTDILVDKIEEEPKSLESAIEFIINNMNNYLDIKITKNDILSTYTGIRPLISDSKKTQNTSKISRNEKIFVSKSNLITIAGGKYTTYRKMAEKVLKKAIEEKLIPESKSITENLRLHGYIKKEEALKIPEHFRTYGSDFKYLSKMQDFNNKIHKDLPLNDAQITFAIEFEQAKTVEDILSRRTRSLFLNAKATIEATPKVAEIMMYKLGKSEEWKNEQIKSFKEIAIKYLV
- the glpQ gene encoding glycerophosphodiester phosphodiesterase: MKLKLLMLTLNIFLIISCFKQEMGSNKKSPLIIAHRGASGYLPEHTLEAKAYAYALGADYLEQDIVLTKDNIPVIMHDPEIDTTTNVAQLFPNRARENGRYYATDFTLTELKSLSLSERFDPENKKPIYPNRFPLNEYNFKIPTLEEEIKFIQGLNKSTGRNVGIYPEIKKPFWHKQQGKDISKIVIEILNKYGYKSKEDKIYLQTFDFDELKRIRKELGYQGKLIMLVGENDWNEAPTDYEYIKSEEGIAEVAKYSDGIGPWIPQIIIDGKITELTSLAHKYNIEVHPYTFRTDSLPSYVKNENELLDLLFNKAKVDGIFTDFTDTVMNFIKK
- a CDS encoding YaaR family protein, giving the protein MKINNLFAGALNLDSKDYNTAKKKVNTNRSNIFSSIFKSELVREDKHFIFLENGEFNLELIKDMLNNINDVGEKLLSEPSRQNVVFYKKTIGEFLSIILSFSISLKEQKGSTNGERKRPKYSIVSIINEKLDKLAYSVLQNQVSQIKLLSSLEEIQGLLVNLLR